In Nocardia sp. BMG111209, a genomic segment contains:
- a CDS encoding pyridoxamine 5'-phosphate oxidase family protein, translated as MTESPAVSRPPLSPTPRSTVNRYRDRSATDRAALDAVLDTALICHLGVVLHGAPVVLPTIFGRSGDTLYLHGSTGAGNLRAALTGDVSVAVTLVDGLVYARSAMHFSMNYRSAVIHGRPVEVADPDERLHALRTIVEHAAPGAWDTVRPPNRKELAATLVLSLDLTEASVKARSGGPGDDAEDLDSPVWAGVLPVRQVWEPPIPAADLVAGVDTPDHVLSRVSVQRAPVA; from the coding sequence ATGACCGAGTCACCTGCCGTGTCCCGCCCTCCGCTCTCGCCGACCCCGCGCAGTACCGTCAACCGTTATCGTGACCGCTCCGCCACCGACCGCGCCGCCCTGGACGCGGTCCTCGACACCGCGCTCATCTGCCATCTCGGGGTGGTCCTGCACGGCGCGCCCGTGGTCCTGCCCACCATCTTCGGCCGCTCCGGCGACACCCTCTACCTGCACGGGTCCACCGGCGCCGGAAATCTGCGCGCGGCGCTGACCGGAGACGTCTCGGTGGCGGTCACCCTGGTCGACGGGCTGGTGTACGCGCGCTCGGCCATGCACTTCTCGATGAACTACCGGTCGGCGGTGATCCACGGCCGGCCGGTGGAGGTCGCCGACCCGGACGAGCGACTGCACGCGCTGCGCACCATCGTCGAACACGCCGCTCCCGGCGCCTGGGACACCGTCCGGCCGCCGAACCGGAAGGAACTGGCCGCCACCCTGGTCCTGTCCCTGGATCTCACCGAGGCGTCGGTGAAGGCCCGTTCCGGTGGTCCCGGCGACGATGCCGAGGATCTGGACAGTCCGGTCTGGGCGGGCGTGCTGCCGGTCCGGCAGGTGTGGGAGCCGCCGATCCCGGCCGCCGATCTGGTGGCCGGAGTGGACACCCCGGACCATGTGCTGTCCCGGGTGTCGGTGCAGCGGGCGCCGGTCGCCTGA